From a region of the Hemibagrus wyckioides isolate EC202008001 linkage group LG06, SWU_Hwy_1.0, whole genome shotgun sequence genome:
- the en1a gene encoding homeobox protein engrailed-1a, whose amino-acid sequence MEDPHDPSSRDPSEADSASLSLSQVSPPPPLLQPALHPAHRTTNFFIDDILRPDFGCKKDPGTGARERPNDSDRGGQGRPAPPGTPCPDSSDSVSSCTSSSVSSPSSQREPIADNSSRVTTPDHAKESAAGAEHSVGEAAAGKDPRGLLWPAWVYCTRYSDRPSSGPRTRRLKKKKSQAENKRPRTAFTAEQLQRLKAEFQLNRYITEQRRQTLANELNLNESQIKIWFQNKRAKIKKSSGYKNSLALHLMAQGLYNHSTTTIQDESD is encoded by the exons ATGGAAGATCCGCATGATCCCTCCAGTCGGGACCCGAGTGAAGCGGACAGTGCGTCTCTGTCCCTGAGCCAGGTCTCCCCACCGCCGCCTCTGCTGCAGCCTGCATTGCATCCAGCTCACAGGACCACTAACTTTTTTATTGATGACATACTCCGGCCTGACTTTGGCTGCAAAAAGGATCCGGGAACAGGAGCTAGGGAGCGTCCTAATGACTCTGACAGGGGCGGGCAGGGCAGGCCCGCGCCGCCCGGAACTCCATGCCCAGACTCCTCCGACAGCGTTTCCTCTTGTACTTCCTCTTCGGTCTCGTCGCCATCAAGCCAGAGAGAGCCCATAGCGGACAATTCGAGTAGAGTTACAACGCCAGACCATGCTAAAGAATCAGCAGCAGGTGCAGAACACAGTGTCGGAGAAGCAGCGGCTGGTAAAGACCCTCGTGGGCTACTTTGGCCCGCTTGGGTTTATTGCACCAGATACTCAGACCGTCCTTCATCCG GTCCAAGGACCCGCAgactgaaaaagaagaagagccAGGCGGAGAATAAGCGGCCCAGGACGGCATTCACGGCTGAACAGCTGCAGCGGCTGAAGGCGGAGTTCCAGCTGAACCGCTACATCACCGAGCAGCGGCGGCAGACCCTCGCAAACGAGCTCAACCTCAATGAGTCGCAGATTAAAATCTGGTTTCAGAACAAACGTGCCAAGATCAAAAAATCCAGCGGTTACAAAAACTCACTGGCGCTGCATTTGATGGCGCAGGGACTGTACaaccactccaccaccaccatccaaGACGAGAGTGACTGA